In Solidesulfovibrio carbinoliphilus subsp. oakridgensis, the sequence CCGGCATCTTCCCCATCGCGCTCGGCCTTGGCGCCGGCGGCGACGCCCGCCAGCCCCTTGGCCTTGTGGTCGCGGGCGGCCTCATCATCTCCCAGGTCGTCACCCTCTACCTGACGCCGGTCTTTTACACCTACATGGACGATCTCCAGTCCTGGCTGACCGGACACAAGGACGAAAAAGACCAGACCGCCTTGCCCCGATAACGGTACGGCCCCGGGCCGGGACAGATTCCCGGCCCGGGAAACGCCTTCTTCCGCCTCCCCATCCGACGCTCCTCCGTTCGTTCGCCTTTGCCAAGCCGCCGCCCCGCGCCCTCCCCGGTCCAGAGCACGTTCCCGGTGGCCCGGCAAGGCGGCCCGGCTTTCGCGCCCCGTCGCCGGACTCCAGGGGCTCCAGGCACCACCCGGCCTACGCCCGCTCGCCAGGCAGCCCTGGCTCCCTTTCCTTACATCCCGCCGAAACGCGAAAACGGCCGCCCGGCTTCACGCCGGGCGGCCGTTTTCGCGACAACAGGGAGGTTTGGGGCGGTGGCCCGGGCGCGGAACTCTGCCGCGCCCGGACCGGGACGGCGAGGACTCCCGCCGTCCCCCGGAGGGGGTCACCCCTCCCCGGTCACCACTTCTTGATGCGCTGGCTGGCCAGGGCCTCGGCCTGCTCCTTGTAGGAGTCGAACCCGGCCTGGCGCAGGGCGTCGAAGACCGTGCTCGGCCAATCCCAGGTGGCGTAGAGCACGGGCTTGTGGAAGAGACGACGGAACGTCTCCATCTCCTGGCGGTAGAAGTTGGCCTTGGGGCTCTCCAGGTTTTCCCGGAGCTGCTCGGCCAGACGGGTCAGTTCGCCGTCGTACCAGTCCTTGATGTCCGCCCCGGTATCGTACTTCTTGGCGATGTGCTCGTACTTGTTTTCCTGGAGGACCTTTTTCAGGTGTTCCAGGTGCTGGAGATTGAGCCATTCGCCAAGGCGGCTGACCGGGATGTCCTCGGCCTCGACATGGGCCATGTCGAACTTGGTCCGGTAGTAGGTGTCGGGCACGACCGAGGCGCAGACAATGCCGGCGATGGCCACGAGCCCCCGCAGGATGACGCTGTTGGACACGCCCTGGCCGCAGAAGCCCACCTTCTTGCCGTACTTCTGGCCGGCGAAGATGGTGACGAGCAGGGCCCAGACCACGGCCGGGTCCTCTTCGTCGTAGATGTGGCGCAGGGCCGGATTGTCGCGGTCGGTGCCGAGCACCATCTGGGTCATGTCGTTGGAGCCGATGGAGAAGCCGTCGAACTCCTGGATGAACTGCTTGGCCAGGATGGCGTTGCTCGGGATCTCGGACATGATGAACATCTTGAGCCCCTCGTCGCCGGAATGCAGCTTGTGCACCCGTTCGAGGTAGCGCTTCATGGACGTGGCTTCTTCCACGGTCCGGACGAAGGGCAGCATGATGTGCAGGTTCTTGCCGCCGAAGATGCCGCGCGCGAGCTTGAACGACTCGATTTCCCAGTCGTGGATGTTGCGGGAGACGCCCCGGTAGCCGAGCATGGGGTTGTCTTCCAGGGCCTCGAAGAGGCTGCCGCCGAGCAGGTTCCGGTACTCGTTGGACTTGAAATCCGTGGTCCGGTAGAGGATCGGCTTGCCGTGGAAGGCCATGGCGAAAAGCCCGAGTCCCTGGGACAGGGTCTGGACGTAGAGCTCCTTGCCGCTGCGGAACCCGCGCGAGAAGAGCTGCTTGCGGATCTTGTCGAGCAGGCCGTTGAGGTCGTCGATCTGGCCCTTGATGCCGACCTGCCGGGCCACTTCCTGACGCATGGCCGCGATCTTGGCCAGGGTGTCGGTGATGATGGGCTCTTCGGCCACGGCCGCCGCCCGCTCGTCGATGCGGGCCTTGATCTCGTAGCGGCGCTTGATCGCGTCCGGGTCGACCGCCTTTTCCTGGAGCTCGTCCCAGTAGCCGAGGATGATGGCCACGTGGGTCTTGAGGTCGGCCGAGGTTTTGAGGAGATCGAGCCGGCGGGTGACCTCTTCCAGGTGGTGGTCGAGCCTTTTCTCCAGGTCGCGGATCTGGCGGTGCACGGCCATGACCTCGTCGGTGCCCCGGGCCCCGGCGTGGTCGGCCAGGGCGTCGAGCTCGCCGGCCAGGCCCGTGATGAGGCCGACGTAGCTGCGAAGCTTGATCTGGACGTTGATGTAGCCGGCGGCCAGCTGCTCGCGCACGACCTTGGTCAGTTTGGCGTCGAGCTCCTTGACCTTGCTTTCGAGAAGGAGCGGCAGGGTGCCGTTGTCGTAGGCTTCGAGGGCCTGGGGGTGGACGCCGATGTTGCCGAGCATGAATTCGGCCCGCAGGAGCCCGACCTCGAAGTCCGAAACGTTTCGCAGCCGGGAGAGGAAGAGAGCCTGTCCCACGTCCGCGAGAATCAGGCCGACCTTGGTCTTGGTCGGGGGCAGCTTTGAGAGGTCCATCTCGCCGCCGACTTCCTCCAGCGGCAAAAGCCCCCGGTAGACGCAGCCGCGCGACCCGTCGACGGTCACGTACTGGCCGTCCAGGGAGCGCAGGGTCTCGGCCCGCTGGATGCCGATAATGGCCGGGATGCCCAGTTCGCGGGAGGTGATGGCCGCGTGGCTGGTGTCGCCGCCGGCGTCGGCCAGGATGGCCGAGGCGATGCGCATGCCGGGCACCATGTCGGGGTCCGTGCGCTCGGCGGCCAGGATGTCGCCCTTCTGGATCTTGTTGAGCTCAAGGGCGGAGCGCAGGAACCGGACCATGCCCTGGCCGGCGCCGCGCGAGGCGCCGTTGCCCTCGAGGATCACTTCGGCCGCGGCCACGGCCTTTTTGTCCACTTCCATGCGGCGCATGAAGATGGTGTCCGGATGGCGTTCGAGTTCCTCGTTCCACCGCGTCTCGGGCCGGGCCTGGACGAACCAGAGGCGGTCGGACTGGTCGATGCAGAACTCCGTGTCCATGATGCAGCCGCCGTAGGCCGCGCTGATGGCCCGAACGCCCCGGGCCACCTCCTCGGCCTGGGCCAGGGACAAGGCCCAGCGGTAGGCCTCCTCGTCCGAGACCTTCACCAGCTTGGTGCCGCCTTCCTTGTCGTCGTAGACGATCTTCTTGTCCTTGTAGCCCATGTTGCGGATGACGACTTCGGAGCCGTCGTCGCGCTGGAAGACGAAAAGCTTGTCCGGGGTGACCATGCCGCCGACCACGGCCTCGCCGAGCCCGTAGCTGGCGTCGATGGACACCAGGTCGTTGCGGGAGGTGCCCCGGCAGCCGGTGGCGGTGTCCGCGGCAAAGGCGGTGCCGGAGATGACGGGGTTTATCATCCGCATGATGCACACGGACAGCGAGGTGTTCTCGATGGCCCATTCCTGCTTGGCGGTCTCGGCGATGGAATTGTCGCCGGTCTGCTCGGCCAGGGCCACGGCGTCGAGAATGGCCTCGCGGCGGTAGGTCATGGAGCGCAGGTTGTAGGCCGAGGCGCAGTCCCACTGGTAGGCGCGCACGCACTGGGCCGCGCCGACGATGTTCAAGTAGGTGTCCTGCAGGCCGGCGAAGGCCTTCTTGCGGCTGTCCTCGCCCGCCGCCGAGGAACGCACGGCCACGGGCACGTCCTCGAGGCCGGCTTCGCGGCAGATGTCGTTGTAGGCGTTGGACACGGCTTCGCGGACTTCGGCCGGCATGTCCACGGACAGGATGGCCACCTGGACCAGGACGGAACGCTTGCGCAGTTGGTCGATGCCTTCGGGAGAGGTGGCGAAGCCCTCGACCACGTTGTTGACAAAGGTGCGCAGCTTGATGGTGGTGCCCGGGGCGTCCACGGCCCGGGCCCGGGCCTCGTCGGCCAGGTCGCGCACGAGGTTTTTCAGGTATTCCGGATCGCTGTTGACGTCCTCGTCGTTCCAGTTGACCCGGCGGTAGCCGTCGTTGACCACTTCCCGGATCAGCGCCGCGTTGACCTTGGTCTCATCGAGCACCCGGTGGAAGACCACGGAGGACATGGCCCGGAACTGGGGGGCCCGGATGCCCGCGATCTGGCTTATCAGCGCGGTATTGTAGTTCTTTCCGCCAACGAGGATCTCGGCTTCCTCGCCGATGGCAACAATGTCGGCTCCGGTCAGGATAAGCGTCGTCGTCGTATCGATGGCCGCGCGTTTCGGCGTGGCGGACGTGGCGTCCTCCTGGCGCGGCTTGTCTTTGGCGTCGGTCTTGGCCATTCTCCCCTCCTTGTCTCTTCCGGCCCGGCGGTCCCGTGCGTCCGGCCGGCCACCGTTAACACGTTCGTGGCGAAATTTACACCTGTTGACCGCAATTCGGGCAAAACTTGTAATGGTCGTCGGCTACAGGTTGCCGGCAGACAGGACAGTTCTTGCCCACGGGGGCCAGTTCGACCAGGAGCTCTCCCTCCCGGACCGGGACCATCTTGCGGTCGTTGGTGTAATCCGCGCTTTTGAGCACCCGCTTGACCGTCGCATCCATGGGCGCGGCCACGGATTTTTCCTGCTTCATGACCGAGACGTTGAAAAGCTCCTCGCCGGTCCGCACGTAGTCGTTGGGGCTGACCTGCATGACCCACAGGTCGCCGGAAACGGGCGCGCCCACATGGAAGGGGTTTTTCGGGTCCGCCATCTCCACCTGGGGCGCCGAACCGCCCTGGGGCGCGGCCACGGCCACCTGGTGGCTCAGGATTTCGGAATCGAGCGCATAGCGCACGGTTGCCGCGCCGCTCGCATCCGGACGGGAGATATTGAGGATCGACAGGTGGTGGGGCTTGCCCAGGCTGTCGGAGAAGAGGAGCTCCTCGCCGGGTTCCAGGCCCTCGAACCAGACGTCGAGGGGCAGACGGTTGGGATCGCCGAATTTCTTGCGGAATTCGATGGTCTTCAAGGCATCGCCCGGGTGGTTCAGGTAGAGCACGAACTCCTCGTTGGTGGGTTCGCGGCCGATCTGCTTGGTAAGGGCCACCATCTCGGCCTCGAAATCGGTCTCGCCCAGGGCGTCGAGGGGCGAGTCCTCGGTGCGGGTGGCCAGGGCCCGCTTGTAGTCGGGGCCAAAGGCGCTTTCGTAGACCCAGTCCGGCGGAAAGCCAAGGGGCATCTTCCCGAACTTGCCGAGCAGCAGGTTCCTGAAGGCGTCGTTGCAATTGGCGTAAAGGAGCAGCCGGTCGTGCCGGGCGGCCTGGGTCAGACACTCGTCCGGGGTCTCGGCCACGGCCTCGAGCACTTCGAGCATGTCCTTGACGGCCCGCTCGCCCCCGGCCTTATACGCACTGGTCACGGCCAGAAAGGCCGTGTTCCAGGTGATCTGGGACCCGGGGGTCACGTCGTGGTAGCGCACGATCTTGCGCGTGCCGGCCAGGAATTGGAGCATGTAGGGCAACAGATGGATGTAGCCCTGCTTCATGGCCCCTTCCTGGGACGACGACGTGGCCCCGCCCGGCATGGCGTGGTCCACCACATCGTAGTCAATGCCCTGGAAGTACGGAGCGGTGTAGCGGTCGTAGTAGGGCATGATCTGCTTCAGGACGAAGTTGGCGGCCCGGATCATTTCCTTGTTGTTCTTGGTCAGGGCCACCGGCACGCCGAGGTCGCCCTCGATGTAGGCGGCCGTGGAGAGGACCTCGCCCTGCCCGTACCAGCGGACCGAGGCGCCGATGGCCGTGTCCACGATATGGGCCCCGGCCAGGGCGGCCGCACCCACGGCCGGCACGAACAGTCCGTCCGTGTAGTGGCGGTGGTAGTCGACGACAAGGTCGGGATAGCCCTTGCGGATGGCCGTCACCAGCTCCTTGACGAAGCGCGGCGGGCAGACGCCGGCCATGTCCTTGAGGGCCAGGATGATGCTTTTTTCGGCCTTGGCCCGGGTCATGCCGCCGGCCTTGGCCACCTGGTCGAGGATGGCCTCCAGGACGCCAAGGTAATGGGGCACGTCAAAGCCCTTGGCAAAGGACAAGGAGAGGGACGGCTCGAAAATGACGTCGGGCCGTGACAGGGCCACCTCGGCAAAGGGGTACATGTTGTCGATGTGGTTCAGGAAATCAAAGCAGCGGATAACGTCGTAGTGCTCGCAGATCATCTCGCCGGTCAGCCGCATCATGTTGCGCGGCTGGGGCTTGTAGCCAAGCACGTTGGTCGAGCGGATAAGCAGCTGCTTCAGGGTCTTCGGCGCGAACCGGTTCCACTCCGCCGCCTCGGTGAAGGGGTAGGTCATGTTGGCCATCATGGCCACGTGGAAGTGGGCCCCGCCGCCGTTTTCCAGGGCGAAAAAACCGCAGTTGTCGAGGTAGGGGCCGACCAGCTCGTCCTCGGCCAGCCGGAAGCGGTTGCCGCTGTTGGACTGGGTGATGTCGCGGGTGGTGGTGTCCACGAAGTGGACCTTGCCCGAGTCGCGCACCACGTCGAGAATGGCCTGCCGGTCGCCGCGGGGATAGGGGCTTTCGTGGCTGCGGAAGTCGACGTCCGGCATGTGGGGCTGGAAGCGGCCGAGCCGGTAGTCCTCGCGGCCGCGGTATCGGTCGAGCATGACGTGGGGGTTGTAGCCCCGGGCGGAAATCTCGGCCACCAGGCACGACAGGCGAAGGGCCTCGGGCTCCTCGTCGAGATAGTCGAGGAGGATCGGATTCTGGGCGATGAACTTGGTGTCGAACTCGCCTTTGACGAAGTCCTCGTTGCGCAGGATCTGGCGGTGGAAGGGAATGGTCGTTTTGAGCCCGCCGATGATGTACTCGCGCAGGGCCCGCTCCATGACGGCCACGACCTTGGGCCAGTTGCGGCCGTAGGAAATGAGGAGCGCCCCGGCCGAATCGTACTGGGTCGGGAACTCGTACCCGGCCGAGAGGCAGGAATCGAGCCGGATGCCCTGGCCGCCGGGCGAGAGGTAGCGTGCGATGAGCCCCGCGTTCGGGGTGAAGTTGCGCTTGGGGTCCTCGCAGTTGATGCGAAGCTGCATGGCGTGGAGGAAGGGCCGGGTGTCGCCGCAGTTGAACCGCAGCTTGCCGCCAAAGGCGATGTTGATCTGCTCCTCGACCAGGTCCACGCCGTAGCGGCACTCGGTGATGCCGTGCTCGACCTGGAGCCGCGTGTTGACCTCGATCAGGTACGGCTCGCCGTCGGCGTCGACCAGGAATTCCACGGTGGCCAGGGAATAGTAGCCCGTCTCGCGCACCAGCCGCTCGGAATAGTCCTTGAGGCGCTGCCTGAGTTCGTCGGTCATGCCCCGCCAGGGCGAGGGGGTGATCTCCACGAGCTTCTGGTGGTTGCGCTGGACCGAGCAGTCGCGTTCGTCAAAGGCGAACACGTTGCCGTGCATGTCGGCCGCCACCTGGATCTCGATGTGGCGCACCGAGGTGAGGAGCTTTTCCACGAAAAGGCGCGGATTGCCGAACGAGGCCTGGGCCATGGCCGAAGCCTTGGAAAAGGCGGATTCGAGCTGGGCCTCGGAATAGATTTCGTAGATGCCGCGGCCGCCGCCGCCGCCCTCGGCCTTGAGCATGATGGGGAAGCCGATCTTGGCCGCGATGGCCCGGGCCTCGGGAATGGTGACCGAGCCTTCGGAGCCGGGCACCACCGGAATGCCAAGGCCCATGGCCAGCCGGCGCACGTCGACCTTGTTGCCGAGGCTCTGCATGGCCTCGGCCGAGGAGCCGATGAAAATGATGCCGGCCTCGGCGCATTTGCGCGGGAATTCGGCGTCCTCCGAGGCGAAGCCCCAGCCGGGATGGATGGCCACGACCCCGTGGGCCTTGGCTTTCTTGATGATCCCGTCGATATCGAGATAGGCCCGCGAGTCGGCCCCCAGGGTGATCAGCTCGTGGGCACCGGCCGTGGCCGGGGACGTCATGTCGACGTCGGTGACGGTGAGTACCGGGATGGCGCGCAACCGTTCACGGATGGAACGCAAAACACGCCGCGCGGAAATGCCCCGGTTGGCGACGAGGATCTTCTTTCCTTCCACTTCGGAAAGGACTTCCAGAAACGTCTTGGCGATCATACTGTCCTCTGACCCCTTCGGGCGACCAGTCCATTTTCTCGTGTGAGATCCGGCGGGGGCCGGTATCAAAGGAGGGATACGCTCCCGTTATGCAGCGTCAAATCCTGCCCGGGACCTGGGTCGCGACGCCTGAGCCGAAGTCCCCCGTCCTCGGCCAAACCGACGATCCTCGCCCGAAACGCGTCCGATCCGCTCTCGCGCACGAGCACGTCCCGCCCCATCCAGGCCAGGCGGCGCGCCAGAAAACGGGACAGCTCCCGCGAGCCCGATACCGCAACGCACAGCCGATAGCAGGTTTGGACGGACTTCACAAGTTCGGCCCACTCCGTAACCGCGCCGCGCACCTCGCCAAAAAGGTCGAGGCGGGCGGCCTCGGCCGCGTGGTCACGCCGCAGGAACGCCGGGTCCGGGGCGCTTGCCAGGTTGAGCCCGACCCCAACCAGGGTGGTCCCGTCCCGCTCCTCCAGAAGAATGCCCCCGACCTTGCGGTCTTTGACCAGAAGATCGTTCGGCCATTTGACCAGGGCGGAAAATCCCCGGGCGTGCAAGGCGTCGGCCAGGCAGGCCCCGGCCACCACCGGGGCCAGGACAGCCAGATCGCCCGTGGCCTCGGGCCAAGCCAGGGCGGCGTAGAGATTTCCCGGCGGCGAGACCCAGTCCCGGCGCATCTGCCCACGCCCCTTCGTCTGGGACAGGGCCAGGACCGTGGCGAAAGGCGGGAGCAGCCCCGCCCCCGCGAAGGCCCGGGCCACATCCAGGCTCGACCCGCACGGCCCCACGCACAGAACCGGATCGGCCACCTGTCCGGCGTCGCCCCGGGCCATGTCCCACTGGCCGGCCGCCGGACCGTATTCGGGCCCAAGCCCGACGGTGCGCCACGGCCCGAGCCGGGCCGCGTCGGCCGCCCACAAAGGGTGGGCGGCGGCCAGGGAGGCGGGGGATAACGTCCCGGCCAGGTCCGGTCCGCCGGACCGCCAGAGCCATATGCCGCCCGCGGCAAAGGGGTTTTGCGGCATGGGGACTTTGCCCCCTGGATTTTTCAAGGAATTTGGGACAATGTCCGCCCCGGAGTCATGCATGAAACGTTATCTCGTTGGCGGCGCGGTCCGCGACATCCTTCTTGGCCGGCCGGTAGTGGATCAGGATTACCTCATCGTCGACGCCACGCCCGAAGCGTTCCTGCGAAGGTACCGGAGAGCGCGGCAAGTCGGCAAGACCTTTCCGGTTTTCATGCTCGGCAGCGCCCAGTACGCCTGGCCGCGCGGGGATGACATCAACGAGGACCTGCTGGCCCGGGACCTGACCATAAACGCCATGGCCATGGGCGATTCGCGCCAGATCGCGGGCCGGCTGCACTTCCATCCCCTGGCCCTGACCGACCTGCGGGACCGGATTTTGCGTCCCTGCGGCGAGATGTCCATGTTCGACGACCCGCTGCGGGTCTACCGGGCGGCCCGGTTCGCGGCCTCGCTGCCGGATTTTTCCCCGCACCCGGAACTTCTCGCCCAGATGAAGGCCGTGGCCGCCTGCGGCGTCCTGTCCGACATCTTTGCCGAACGGGTGGCCCAGGAAGTCAGAAAGGCCCTGGATGCGCCGAAGCCCTCGCGGTTTTTCGCGCTTCTGGCCGAAACCGGCTGCCTCCTGCCCTGGATGCCGGAGCTGGAGGCCGCCCGCCATGTGCCGGCCGGGCCGGCCGAGCACCACAGCGGCAGCGTCTTCGCCCACATGTGCGACATGGCCGACCAGCTCGCCGGCAAGCCCATCGCCGGCTGGATGGCCGTGTGCCACGACCTGGGCAAGACGCGCACGCCCGAGTGCGAGTGGCCGCGCCACCACGGCCACGACGAGGCCGGGGCGGACGTGGCCGAGGAACTCGGCAAGCGCCTCAAACTCCCCAACCGCGTGCGCGAGTCGGGCGTGGCCGCGGCCCGGTTCCACATGAAGGCCGCCCGCTACCACGAACTGCGGGCCGGCACCCGGGTGGACATGCTCACCTGGCTGCACAAGCACGAGCTGGTGGAGCCCCTTTTCGAGGTGGTGCGGGCCGACAGCGGCGAGGACGTGACCGGACTCGTCAAGCGGGACATGAAGCTTATGCTCTCGGTCCACCTGCCCGGCAAACAACGGATGCGCGGCCCCCTTTCCGGCGAAAAGCTGCGCAACCTCCGCTGCCAGAAGCTGGCCGAGATGGACAGGAAGCTCGGGGAAGACAAAGAACCGGCCGGGGAAGGACTTCCCGGCGACGACGTTTCCCCGGACCGGGACGACTGACCCGCCGTCCGCTCCGATCCCCCGCCCTCCCGGGCCGACGCTCCCTTCTTTCCCCACAAAAAAAGGCCGGGACGACTGCGCCGTCCCGGCCCTTCTCGCGTACCCCCGCCCGGGGGGGCCGGGGGCCGGTATGGTGGCTCCCCCCGGCCGCCGGGGGCATCTTCTCTGTCTAATGCCGGGGTTCGGCCCGGAATTCTTCCTTCAAAAGCGTCTCCGTCAGGGGCACGGCGTCCTCGGTCTTGCGGCAAAAGACCTTCTCCGGCTCGGGGCAGACCAGCGCCTTGCCCAGGACCTCGTCCATGCTCTCGACCTTGATGATCTCCATGTCCTTCAAGATGGCCTCGGGCACTTCCTTCAGGTCCTTTTCGTTCTCCGCCGGAATGATGGCCGTGCGGATGAGGCCCCGGTGGGCGGCGAGCAGCTTTTCGCGCAGGCCGCCGATGGGCAGGACCCGGCCCCGGAGCGTGATCTCGCCGGTCATGGCGATGTCGTTTCGCACCGGGATGTTAAGAAGCGCCGAGATGATGGTCGTGGCCAGGGTGATGCCGGCCGACGGGCCGTCCTTGGGGATGGCGCCCTCGGGCACATGGATGTGGATGTCGATCTCCTTGTGAAAATCGGGCTTGAGGCCGTAGAGCCCCGAGCGCGAACGCAGGTAGGACAGGGCCGCCCGGGCCGATTCCTGCATCACCTCGCCAAGCTTGCCCGTGATCTCCACCTTGCCGGTGCCCGGCATGATGGCCGCCTCGACCATGAGGATCTCGCCGCCGACCTCGGTGTAGGCCATGCCGGTGCAAAGCCCCACCCGCGGCGCGGCCTCCATCTCGCCGTGCCGGTGCTTGGGCACGCCGAGGTAGGATTCGAGGTTGGCCTTGGTGATCTCGAAGGCGGTTTCCTCGTTTTTGCCCTCGACCAGCTTGCGGGCCACCTTGCGGCATACGGAGGCCAGTTCGCGCTCGAGGTTGCGGACCCCGGCCTCGCGGGTGTAGCGCCGGATGACCTCGAGCAGGGCCTCCTCGTCAAAGGACAGGTTCTCGTCTTTCAGGCCATGCTGCTCGATGTTTTTCGGCAGAAGGAACCGGCGACCGATCTGGCTCTTCTCCGTTTCCAGGTAGCCCGGGATGCGGATGATCTCCATGCGGTCCTGCAGCGGCAGCGGGATCGAGTGCAGGGAGTTGGCCGTGGTGATGAAAAAGATCTTGGACAGGTCGTAGTCCAGATCGAGGTAGT encodes:
- a CDS encoding HD domain-containing protein, translating into MKRYLVGGAVRDILLGRPVVDQDYLIVDATPEAFLRRYRRARQVGKTFPVFMLGSAQYAWPRGDDINEDLLARDLTINAMAMGDSRQIAGRLHFHPLALTDLRDRILRPCGEMSMFDDPLRVYRAARFAASLPDFSPHPELLAQMKAVAACGVLSDIFAERVAQEVRKALDAPKPSRFFALLAETGCLLPWMPELEAARHVPAGPAEHHSGSVFAHMCDMADQLAGKPIAGWMAVCHDLGKTRTPECEWPRHHGHDEAGADVAEELGKRLKLPNRVRESGVAAARFHMKAARYHELRAGTRVDMLTWLHKHELVEPLFEVVRADSGEDVTGLVKRDMKLMLSVHLPGKQRMRGPLSGEKLRNLRCQKLAEMDRKLGEDKEPAGEGLPGDDVSPDRDD
- a CDS encoding biotin--[acetyl-CoA-carboxylase] ligase, whose amino-acid sequence is MPQNPFAAGGIWLWRSGGPDLAGTLSPASLAAAHPLWAADAARLGPWRTVGLGPEYGPAAGQWDMARGDAGQVADPVLCVGPCGSSLDVARAFAGAGLLPPFATVLALSQTKGRGQMRRDWVSPPGNLYAALAWPEATGDLAVLAPVVAGACLADALHARGFSALVKWPNDLLVKDRKVGGILLEERDGTTLVGVGLNLASAPDPAFLRRDHAAEAARLDLFGEVRGAVTEWAELVKSVQTCYRLCVAVSGSRELSRFLARRLAWMGRDVLVRESGSDAFRARIVGLAEDGGLRLRRRDPGPGQDLTLHNGSVSLL
- a CDS encoding PEP/pyruvate-binding domain-containing protein, producing MAKTDAKDKPRQEDATSATPKRAAIDTTTTLILTGADIVAIGEEAEILVGGKNYNTALISQIAGIRAPQFRAMSSVVFHRVLDETKVNAALIREVVNDGYRRVNWNDEDVNSDPEYLKNLVRDLADEARARAVDAPGTTIKLRTFVNNVVEGFATSPEGIDQLRKRSVLVQVAILSVDMPAEVREAVSNAYNDICREAGLEDVPVAVRSSAAGEDSRKKAFAGLQDTYLNIVGAAQCVRAYQWDCASAYNLRSMTYRREAILDAVALAEQTGDNSIAETAKQEWAIENTSLSVCIMRMINPVISGTAFAADTATGCRGTSRNDLVSIDASYGLGEAVVGGMVTPDKLFVFQRDDGSEVVIRNMGYKDKKIVYDDKEGGTKLVKVSDEEAYRWALSLAQAEEVARGVRAISAAYGGCIMDTEFCIDQSDRLWFVQARPETRWNEELERHPDTIFMRRMEVDKKAVAAAEVILEGNGASRGAGQGMVRFLRSALELNKIQKGDILAAERTDPDMVPGMRIASAILADAGGDTSHAAITSRELGIPAIIGIQRAETLRSLDGQYVTVDGSRGCVYRGLLPLEEVGGEMDLSKLPPTKTKVGLILADVGQALFLSRLRNVSDFEVGLLRAEFMLGNIGVHPQALEAYDNGTLPLLLESKVKELDAKLTKVVREQLAAGYINVQIKLRSYVGLITGLAGELDALADHAGARGTDEVMAVHRQIRDLEKRLDHHLEEVTRRLDLLKTSADLKTHVAIILGYWDELQEKAVDPDAIKRRYEIKARIDERAAAVAEEPIITDTLAKIAAMRQEVARQVGIKGQIDDLNGLLDKIRKQLFSRGFRSGKELYVQTLSQGLGLFAMAFHGKPILYRTTDFKSNEYRNLLGGSLFEALEDNPMLGYRGVSRNIHDWEIESFKLARGIFGGKNLHIMLPFVRTVEEATSMKRYLERVHKLHSGDEGLKMFIMSEIPSNAILAKQFIQEFDGFSIGSNDMTQMVLGTDRDNPALRHIYDEEDPAVVWALLVTIFAGQKYGKKVGFCGQGVSNSVILRGLVAIAGIVCASVVPDTYYRTKFDMAHVEAEDIPVSRLGEWLNLQHLEHLKKVLQENKYEHIAKKYDTGADIKDWYDGELTRLAEQLRENLESPKANFYRQEMETFRRLFHKPVLYATWDWPSTVFDALRQAGFDSYKEQAEALASQRIKKW
- a CDS encoding pyruvate carboxylase; its protein translation is MIAKTFLEVLSEVEGKKILVANRGISARRVLRSIRERLRAIPVLTVTDVDMTSPATAGAHELITLGADSRAYLDIDGIIKKAKAHGVVAIHPGWGFASEDAEFPRKCAEAGIIFIGSSAEAMQSLGNKVDVRRLAMGLGIPVVPGSEGSVTIPEARAIAAKIGFPIMLKAEGGGGGRGIYEIYSEAQLESAFSKASAMAQASFGNPRLFVEKLLTSVRHIEIQVAADMHGNVFAFDERDCSVQRNHQKLVEITPSPWRGMTDELRQRLKDYSERLVRETGYYSLATVEFLVDADGEPYLIEVNTRLQVEHGITECRYGVDLVEEQINIAFGGKLRFNCGDTRPFLHAMQLRINCEDPKRNFTPNAGLIARYLSPGGQGIRLDSCLSAGYEFPTQYDSAGALLISYGRNWPKVVAVMERALREYIIGGLKTTIPFHRQILRNEDFVKGEFDTKFIAQNPILLDYLDEEPEALRLSCLVAEISARGYNPHVMLDRYRGREDYRLGRFQPHMPDVDFRSHESPYPRGDRQAILDVVRDSGKVHFVDTTTRDITQSNSGNRFRLAEDELVGPYLDNCGFFALENGGGAHFHVAMMANMTYPFTEAAEWNRFAPKTLKQLLIRSTNVLGYKPQPRNMMRLTGEMICEHYDVIRCFDFLNHIDNMYPFAEVALSRPDVIFEPSLSLSFAKGFDVPHYLGVLEAILDQVAKAGGMTRAKAEKSIILALKDMAGVCPPRFVKELVTAIRKGYPDLVVDYHRHYTDGLFVPAVGAAALAGAHIVDTAIGASVRWYGQGEVLSTAAYIEGDLGVPVALTKNNKEMIRAANFVLKQIMPYYDRYTAPYFQGIDYDVVDHAMPGGATSSSQEGAMKQGYIHLLPYMLQFLAGTRKIVRYHDVTPGSQITWNTAFLAVTSAYKAGGERAVKDMLEVLEAVAETPDECLTQAARHDRLLLYANCNDAFRNLLLGKFGKMPLGFPPDWVYESAFGPDYKRALATRTEDSPLDALGETDFEAEMVALTKQIGREPTNEEFVLYLNHPGDALKTIEFRKKFGDPNRLPLDVWFEGLEPGEELLFSDSLGKPHHLSILNISRPDASGAATVRYALDSEILSHQVAVAAPQGGSAPQVEMADPKNPFHVGAPVSGDLWVMQVSPNDYVRTGEELFNVSVMKQEKSVAAPMDATVKRVLKSADYTNDRKMVPVREGELLVELAPVGKNCPVCRQPVADDHYKFCPNCGQQV